The DNA segment CCGGTTTGCTTCCGGTCTCCCGAATCCACGCATTTAATTTTCGAACCGCGTCAAAAAATACATCTTCCGGTCCAAACGGATGAGAATGCTCCTGCAAAACCACATAATCATAATGCCCATAGAAAATATTAAAGCGGACATCCGGCTCGTCCAGATGCTGTGCCAGAAACCAGCCTCCATGTGCGATCATCGTTACTTCACAATCATACCCACATTCTCTGGCTCTGGCAGCCACCATCCCGGGCATATCATTAAAATACGTATGACTGTTACCTATAAATAAAATTCTCAGTTTTTTGTCCTTTGTCAAAATTATACACCTTACTTTTCTTTGAAATCTTCTCACATTCTCTGGATATCTGCTCAAAATTCATCTGATCCTCTTCACCCAATTGTAGCAATTCCGGGTAATATTCCAATGCTCCCATCCCTGTACTTCCGACTATTCCCAGTCTTTGGACAGGGCGGACTGACACCGGAGATACACCTCTGGAAAGCAACATTCTGTCCACCAGCAACCGTCCCCATCCATCCGGAAGGCTGTCTGCAAATACACCAAATATGCCTTCAAAATTGCCCGATTTAGGCAAAAAAACTTTTTCGTCCAACGGCAAACTAAAGGGACTTATATCTGCTATTTTTATCAGTGAAACAAAAGAAATCTCTCCGGTCTGCTCAAAACGTTTTAAAGATGCAAGACTAACTCCTGCCCTCTTACTCAATTCTACCTGTGTCAGTTTTCTTTTCTTTCTTTTTTTCTTTTCCTGCAAAGCAATATCCTTTGCGATTTCTTGTGGAAACTTAAATCCGCCAAGCATTTCCCCCTCCATAAAGGCTATTATTTTATCTTATATTTTATTAGTTAATTACAAATTATAAGGCTTTACATACCTTCTTCCGTACAATTGGCAGCATCAATGGCGATTACAAGCATCATCCCCATTAACTCATCCGCCGGATTATCTATATCAATCACATAGGTATCACCGAAGCGGAGTAATTGCTTGGAAATGTGTATAATCGGTCTGCCACTGGAATACACATCATAATTCCAGCCAAAGAAGTCACCCTCCACGCTCCACTCATTACAGTCAATCTCATATTTGGGTTTCAAGAACGTTAATTTCTTCTGGATTCTTCCTCTTGTCACTCCACCAATCTCAATCTCAAATGCCGGAAGGAATGTAAGCAGCTTTTGCTTTATCATGCCTATCTCATTCCGATTTGCATCGTATATATGAAGTCTGTGCCCCAGTGCTATCAGTTCTGCTTTTACAAGGTATCTAACTCGTTCACTTTCATCATAGATATCATAGGAATCTGTCCAGGAAAACACTCGTTGTTTTATAAGTAATTTCATCAATTTTTCCCCTTTCGTTTTAGAGAAAATCCATATTTTTTATCTGCGTATAACATGATGAAATTATATCATACTTTCTATAATATTTCTTTTAAATTTATTCTATATTTTGCCTTAAGGTACAATTAAAGAAACGCTTTAGTGGGGAGGGTATAGTGGAAACAGTACTCCTTGAATCTACACTTTCTGCTTGTTTCTTAAAACGATAACAGCTTAAAATTGCACCTCGCACTTCTGTTTCGTTCAGAACAGGTACGATTGTTGCGATCATTGTTATTCGTTTCATCCTGACAGAGGCTGGATAAATGTCACGGGTTCCACTCAGGATTTCATTCACAATGTCCTCATCTATCTCGGTAACTACCTCTGTCAGCTTTTTCGAAATAAGGCTGTCACCAGTTTCATTGATCAACATCTCAAACTTTTTGTTTACATTTGTGATAATTCCGTTCCGATTGATCTTTATAATACCATTGATGGATGTGTCCAACACAGTTTCCATTTCGGCATTATAATCCTGTTCCGTCTCAACGGCAAACATTTCCCCACAATTCGGATATTATCGCCTTGATTGATCGTTCTGTAGGACAGGTGGCGATTGTGCCTGCTTTTGAACGTTGGGTGTGCGGCACGTTTCTGAAAGAAGTTTACAAAACCCCTGTCAAGGTCACGTAAAGACTGTTGCAATGCAATCGAATCCACCGCTTTTAGAAATGCAAAATCTTCACACTTTTTCAGGTCTGTAAGCATGGCAGATGTTTGTGCATAGCCAACTTTATTTCCATTCTTAAACGCATCTTCACGCATAGCAAGACCTCGGTTGTAGATGAGTCTGCAGCAGCCAAGGGTTTGATTGATTAAGTTTTTCTGCTCCCTGTTTGGGTAGATTCTAAACTTTATTCCTTTTTGCATGATCCCACCCTGTCCTTTGGTCTTTGCGATGTTTACTTTGGATCCCACACCACATGATATTGGCAAGAATAGCCTACGTTGTCATTTGACTTATATGTAATGATACCAGAGTCCCAAGGTCATGCGTTTCATGCTCGCATGAAAAAGCATGACCTTGGGACCCGAACAAACATGAGAAAGCAACCCGATTAGGGTGTATTTCGAATGTTTGTAAGATTGTGAGAGCTCGAAGAGCGTAACAATCTGTGTATCATTAGCGTCAAAATACCTTTTGACGCTTTCATCAAGTAATATCTATATTTGAATTATACAATATGGTTTTATCTTATACAAGTACATTTGTTCCATCTTCAATTACTTGCGCAAATTCGATGGAAGTGTCTTATATCCCCATAGCTAAAGCAAGGGGTTTTACGACACATGGGATAAATCTTTACCGGGAAATTTTCGTTGTATATTGAAAGAGCCGCACTCACATGCTATGATTTAATATATCTGAAAACATCATGATCCTACCTGTTCCTAACCTTAAGGAGGTGGCACAATTGTCTTTCCTACCAAATGATCCCAGCCAGCAGCAACTTTCTTTTCTTGATCCTTATAATACATTGACTGACCGCGAAAAGAAGGCTCTTAACCAGTCCTGGGCAAAATACTTTTTTGATCATATCTTCTCAAATATTGATGAGATGCCCTATGCCGTTCTATACAGTGATAAAGAATCCAAGCCCAATACTCCGGTCAATATTCAGGTCGGAGCTTTGATTATAAAAGAACTCCTCGGTTTATCGGATGAGGAGTTCATGAATGCTCTGATGTTTGATATTCGTTTTCAATATGCACTACACACAACTTCTTATATCGAGCAGCCTCTCAGTGTCAGAACCTTAAGCCGCTTTCGTGAGCGGTGCAGCACTTATAAGAAGGAGAGCGGGATTGATCTTCTGTGCAGCACACTTGAATCCTTATCTGATGAGTTAAACGAGATTTTGCATGTCGATCATTCTCTTAGACGAGTTGACAGCCTGACTGTTTGTGCCAACATTGAGAAAATGAACCAGCTGGAACTTCTCTATAACTGCGTTTCAAACCTTGTGAAAGAAATCCATGCAAATGGAGACTCTCTCCCGGAAGAACTGGTACATTATACACAAACTGATGACCGTAACGGCATCATTAACCATAATCGAAGTGAGGAGACCACAGATAAGATTAATACTCTCCTTGCGGATGCTCAAACACTAAAATCATTCTGTGGATCCGAATATGATGAGTCCAGCTGCTACCAGCTGCTTCTTCGTGTATTAAAAGAACACATGGCAGATGGTGCATCTGTTATTAAAAGCACTTGATGCAACCCTAACACACTGTAGAACCACCCTATGATACACGGAAATAAAAGGGGACTGCCTGGGCAGCCCCCTCATTCATTTTCCTGTTTTTACTCTTTCATAATTGTCTTCAACAGCCTTCCAGTTAATCACATTGTAGAAGGCTTTTACATAATCAGCACGGACATTCTTATACTTCAGATAATAAGCATGCTCCCACACATCAATTCCAAGAATCGGAACATATCCCGTTCCTTCCATCAGCGGATTGTCCTGATTGGGACTGGAGGACAACTTAATATTCCCGGCCTGATTTGCCGACAGCCATGCCCACCCAGATCCAAATTGACCGACAGCAAGCGCTGATAGCCTATCCTGGAACGAGGAAAATCCTCCGAAAGCATCATCCAGAAGTTTTCCAAAGGTTCCGCCGGGTTCTCCCCCGCCATTCGGAGCAATTGTGGAGAAGTAGAGGTTATGGTTATAAAACCCTCCGCCGTTATTTCGGATAGTCTTGCGCAGCCCCTCATCGGGAATCGAGTCCAGAGAAGAAAGAAGACCTTCGATATCCTTGTCAATCCCTGCTTTTTGTACGGCATCATTCAGATTATTCGTGTAAGTTACGTGGTGTTTGGAGTAATGGGTTTCCATTGTAAGTGCGTCAATATAAGGTTCAAGAGCATCATAAGAATATGGCAGTTTATATTGTGTAAACATAGGCAAAACCTCCTTATTAACTGTAAATTCAAGTGTTTGGTTAGTTATTGCTAACTTATGGATTTATCATACCAAACTATACTGAATATGTCAAGTTATAATAAATAAAAATAAACCTCTTCTCTTCTTTCCTATATTCAAATTCTTTTGTTTCGTGTATACTATGAGTTAAAGGTAAAAAGTATTTCCCCCAATCCTAAAAACATTCACAATCCACCTGTGGCGGATTATATCAGAGGTATACTACATGGCAATTAACCCTACAGCAAAGAAAATATTAAAGGCTTTATCTTTTGATGGAATCGAAGTAGAAGCCTCCAGACATCTGGCAGACCTAAAGAGGCTGGATCCTTTAAAGATTTTCTACAAGAAGATAGATTATCCGATCTATAACGGAGCACATGAAGTCCCCACCAGAATCTTTTTTCCACATGAGCGAGCATATGACAATTTCGAGACTAATCAATATAAAGTCATGATTTTTATTCACGGCGGAGGCTGGGTAACGGAAAGCATTGACAATTATGAGCGAATTTGCGCAAGACTTGCGAATGCCACCGAGCATGTTGTAGTCTCAATTGATTATCGGCTGGCACCGGAGAATAAATTCCCGACAGGTCTCGAAGACTGTTATGCCGTGACAAAAGCAATCTTTACCAATCAGTTTATTCTGAATACACAGCCGGAGGATATTACACTGATTGGCGACAGTGCGGGAGGGAATCTGACTGCTGCTCTCTCTCTGGCGGCGAGAGATAAAGGAGAGTTCATACCTCATCGGCAGATACTCATCTACCCGGCACTTTATAATGATTACTCTGAAAGGTCGCCATTTCCTTCCGTGAGGGAAAATGGTTCTGACTACTTACTTACTGCCGGAAAGATGCAGGATTATACCGATCTTTATGCCAAAGATGAAAACGATAAACAAAATCCATACTTTGCTCCTCTTCTGGAACAAGATCTGTCGAACCAGCCGGACACCCTTCTGATCACAGCCGAATATGACCCCTTAAGGGATGAAGGGGAAACCTATGGACGGAAACTTCGCGAAGCAGGAAATTATGTGGAAATCAGACGTATACCGGATGCACTGCACGGCTATTTTGCTTTAGGTATCAAAAATTCAAATGTAAGAAAGAGTTTCGATTATATAAACCGCTTTCTTGAAAACGAATCGGACAGGGAGGTGTAAAGAAGTGCCAAAAAGAGCACACTGGAGGAAGCTGGATAATGCCGCAAAACTATACTCTGCGACGAGTAACAAAAAGGATACACGAGTATTTCGGTTTTATTGTATTTTAAAGGAAGACATAGATCCTCGGAAACTGCAAGAGGCTCTTGATAAGACACTCCTTGTCTATCCTGTTTTCTTATCTGTCATGCGAAAAGGTCTCTTCTGGCATTATCTGGAGAATAGTACGCTTCATCCGGAAGTTGTAAAAGAACACAGAGAACCTTGCAGTACTCTATATATTAGGGATAAAAGGACTCTCTTATTTGAAGTCACCTATTTCAAAAACAGAATTAATCTTGAAGTTTTTCACGCACTAACCGATGGTACCGGAGCAACTGAATTTTTACGGGAATTGATAAAGAATTATCTCTGTCTCTCTCATAAATCAGAGGGACTTTCCGATATTTCCCTGACAGATCCAGACATTACCATACAAGATCAGGAAAATGACAGTTTTTCAAAATATTATACAAAGATGCAAAAACCAAAAGAGAAAAAGCCAAAAGCAGTACAGATAAAAAACCTTCAAAGAGAAACCGGACTTTTAAATATTGATGAACGAATTCTTTCTGTAAAGTATGTTCTCGCCCGCTCGCGAGAACTTGGCGTATCTATGACCGTATTTTTAACCGCCGTATATATGATGGCCATTCATCAGGAAATGTCCCATCGTCAGGAAAAAGATCCGGTTGTTCTCATGATTCCTGTCAATTTGAGAAAATTTTTCCCTTCTAATTCTATGCTTAACTTTTTTAACTGGATTGAGCCTGGATATCATTTTGACAAAGGCAGAGACACCTTTGAAGATGTCTTAATCTATGTAAAGGAGTACTTCAACACAGAACTGACTCTGGAACAGGTTTCCCGCCATATGAGCGAACTGGTTGCCCTGGAAATGCACCCTGTGCTCAGACTCGCCCCTCTGGAGTTAAAGAACCTGTGCATTCGGGCCGGTGCCTATTACGCAGAAAAATATGTTACTGCGATTTTCTCTAACATGAGTGCTGTTCACATGCCAGAAGCGTATTCCCCCTATATCGAACGTTTCGGTGTGTTCACCAATACACCGAAGATGGAACTTTGCGTGTGTTCTTTCGAGGATAAACTCTCCCTGGGATTCACTTCCCGTTATGAGACAACAAACATTCAGCGTAATTTTTATAGGATTTTGGAAGAACAGGGAATTCATGCGGAGAAACCCGAACCCGAATATCCCGAGCCAGACGTCCCCAGAAAATTGAAAGTTCGTATCTTTCACATCTATTCCTTTATTTGTCTGGCAGCGATACTCGCTTTCATCGCATTGAATTTTATGTTTCATCCAAAAACTCACTGGTCTTTATTCACCGCTGCCGGAATCGGCAGTATGTGGCTTGCAACCTGGATTGGTGTTTCGAAAAGATATAACCTGATGAAGAACCTCATGTGGCAGCTGATCCTGATGTCAGCAGGATCTTTCCTCTGGGATCTCTCAACAGGATGGCACGGCTGGTCCGTGGATTTTATACTCCCTGCCGTCTGTATCTCCGTTTCGCTCTCTCTGTTGATAATCGCAAAAATACAGGGACAAAGTGCGAGAGAATATATGATTTATTTTGTCATGTCAGGGTTATATGGAACTATATTACCATTAATCCTCCTCCTTGCAGGTGTAACAAAATTTCAGATTTTATCCCTCGTCTGTATTATCGTATGTTCTCTGATCCTACTGTCACTGCTCATCTTCCGATGGAAAGAACTCCAGGAAGAGATGAAAAAAAAATTTCATGTATAAACATACCGGCAGTGACTTCAAGTTCACTGCCGGTATGTTTTATAGATACAATTGTCACCTATACTGTTTTTTCAGCTGCAGGATTTCCAAAAGCCAACTTCATGGCAAACGGATTCGTAAACATAGAAATCACGAAGCAGACAAGATACATAGGAATAAAGGTTCCAAAAAAAGCAAAGATAAATCCCGGAAACTGTCTTACGTTATAAGCATTTAAGATCAATCCAATGATCACTACAAAGATAAGACAGACTGGAATATTCCCCAAGAGTCTCCCTGCAAAAGACTCCGGCGGCTGTTTGAACAGCTTTGAAAATTTTTCTGCAATCAGCGGAATTGGCACTGCCAGATTGACGATACATGCCAGCAGAAATGCAATCACAATATTTTCCATGATGTTGGAAAATACCATGGGAATTCCCATAACTAATGGTGCTGTGACAGACATGACAATCGCCATAGGTATGTTGTTGACAAGGTTCAGAACGACCACCGATTTTAAAGATGGTTTTTGTTTCATTTTGACAATCCTCCTTTTAATGGCCTGCAGCAACTGAATTATTTCTCCAAACAGCTTACTCTAGGCTGGTATCTACAGAATAACAGTTTTGTGCAGAATTACAATATCTATTTTTAGTGTTTGCCATAAGTAAATGTGATTTGTTTGTATAATCTCTTTAAATTAGATTTTCTATTTTGTATATTTTTCACAATAATACCTTCTCCTCGAATACGCTATACGGATTTTATTTGTTTTAATAAGTTTTTCTTATAAGATGTCGCACCGACCTTCGCTATAACTTCCCATGATTTTCGAACAGGTTTACTTTTATTGACAACAAATCGTATCAAAGCTATACTTATTTCGTATGACTTTTTAATTTTGAAAACTATAGTTCAATGTACGAGGAAACTCTTGTTTCGATCCTATATAGAGAAAGGCAATATTTATGACAAAAAAACAACTGGCACTTGAGGTAATTGAGCGTTTAAAGAAAGAGTATCCCGATGCAGGCTGCACACTGGATTATAACGAGGCCTGGAAACTGCTTGTCAGTGTTCGCCTCGCCGCTCAGTGCACCGATGCCCGGGTAAATGTAGTCGTACAGGATTTATATGAAAAATTTCCGGATGTTGATGCTCTGGCCACAGCAGATGTAAAGGAGATCGAAGACATCGTAAGGCCCTGTGGACTTGGAAAAACAAAGGCACGGGATATCAGTGCCTGTATGAAAATATTGAAGGAAGAATATGATGGAAAGGTTCCGAATGATTTCAATCAGCTTCTAAAACTTCCAGGCGTAGGCCGAAAAAGTGCAAATCTTATTATGGGAGATGTCTTTGGAGCACCTGCCATCGTGACCGATACGCACTGCATCCGCCTGACAAACCGCATCGGTCTTGTAGATCAAATCAAAGAACCAAAGAAAGTAGAGATGGCACTTTGGAAGATCATTCCGCCTGAAGAGGGTAATAATTTTTGCCATCGTCTGGTTATCCACGGCAGAGAAATATGTACAGCACGAAAAAAACCGTTCTGCGATAAATGCTGCCTCCATGACCTTTGTGAAAAGAATGGCGTGGAACCTGTTCCTGCCAGATAGGCAGAAAGGATGCTCACTTATGAATGAACATGAAAGATTTTCCACCCGCCGTCCTGGTATTATCGGCGGGCAACATTTTCATCAATACTCCGTACTGATCCCATTGATTTTAGCTTCTGACGATATTTATCTATTGTTCGAAAAACGTTCTGGATCCTTAAAGCATCAGCCCGGGGAAATCTGCTTTCCCGGAGGAAAACAGGAAAAGAACGAAAGTTTCGAAGAATGTGCCCTCCGCGAAACTATGGAAGAGTTGCTAGTTTCTTCTGAACAGATCGAAATCTTCGGTCCGGGTGATGTCTACATATCTCCTTTTAATCAGATACTCCACTCTTTTATAGGAACACTTCATAACTATCAAAACACATTCAGTACAGATGAAGTTGAAAAACTCATCAAAATCCCACTGAATTTTTTCAGAAAACAAGAACCAGAGAAATATGACAGCAGTGTCATTAATTGTCCACCGGAAAATTTTCCTTATGATAGTATTCCCCACGGTGAACAATACCCATGGAAAAAAGGGACGCATGAGATATTATTCTATCACTATGAAGATACAATTCTGTGGGGTATGACTGCACAGATCGCCAAATCTGCCGTAGACCTGATTGATGAATACCACCTGCTATAAAATTCCCACTCGATAAACCTTCGATTTTTACATTTTTATGGATAGATATTCGTCCCACCGCGCAAAACAGTCTGCACCTTTTGCGGCGTTAAAAGGTTATGAAGAAGCGATCCAAAGAAAAGAAGAAATCTTTTCTCCGTACGCGGAGCTCTCTGATGACAGAAAAGAAGAACTGGACTGGAAACTGCGTATGCTCAGTTACCACGATATGATTACCGCAACCTATTTTCAAAAAAATACAGCCCTCCCAGGCTGCTTTGGAAACTATCAGACAGATACCGGAAACATAGAATACCTGAACTCAAAGAAAATACGTGTCAGCGGAACAGACATTGATCTGGAAAATCTTGTGGATCTTCAGGGAAAATGCTTTTTTAAAGGGACAAAATCTTTTTCTTAAAGTTCTGTCCCTTTATAGATCATCTCATGAATTACAGTGGCGGTTTTGGGAATCCCTCCAGCTTATCAAATTCTGGATTGAAATAATAATAGTTTCTGGGATCCAGTTTATCCTTCGTCTTCTCGAGAGCTTCTCCAAATCGCTGAAAGTGGACAATTTCGCGAGCTCTCAGGAATTTCAACGGCTCCCTTACCTCAGGATCTGTGATCATTCGAAGCAGGTTATCATACACAGTTCTGGCTTTTTGTTCTGCCGCAAGGTCTTCTGTCAGGTCTGTGATCGCATCACCTTTTGCTGTGAACTCCAATGCTGAAAATGGCAGTCCGGCTGCTGCCTGCGGCCATAACGCTTTTGTATGGTCGACATAATAGGCATCGAATCCTGCCGTTTTAGCTTCCTCTATGGTAAGATCTCTTGTAAGCTGATAAACCATAGCACATATCATTTCCATATGTGCCAGTTCCTCTGTTCCTATATCCGTCAACAATCCTCCAACTTCTTTTACCGGCATGGTATAGCGCTGAGCGAGGTATCGCATGGAAGCACTCAGTTCACCATCCGGTCCTCCATACTGGCTGATAATCATCTGAGCCGTTTTTGGACAGGTCTTTGTAATTTTTACCGGAAATTGAAGTCGCTTTTCATAGTTCCACATTTAAACACACGCTCCTTCCCATGGGGCCGGCCCCAGTGCCCACAAGTTCTCTTGTCCTGCTCTGCTGCATTTTGCAATACAGTCACAGGTAAGAGGATAGAACTTCTCGGCAAATTCATGCATAAGCTCCGCTCTTTCTCTCACTTTGTCTGTCAACACATGTAAAGCATCCCGATCCTCACAATGGGTATCCAGATACAACGTCAGATCGTTTACAAAGAAAGAAACTTTATTT comes from the Blautia liquoris genome and includes:
- a CDS encoding endonuclease III domain-containing protein, which gives rise to MTKKQLALEVIERLKKEYPDAGCTLDYNEAWKLLVSVRLAAQCTDARVNVVVQDLYEKFPDVDALATADVKEIEDIVRPCGLGKTKARDISACMKILKEEYDGKVPNDFNQLLKLPGVGRKSANLIMGDVFGAPAIVTDTHCIRLTNRIGLVDQIKEPKKVEMALWKIIPPEEGNNFCHRLVIHGREICTARKKPFCDKCCLHDLCEKNGVEPVPAR
- a CDS encoding superoxide dismutase, with translation MFTQYKLPYSYDALEPYIDALTMETHYSKHHVTYTNNLNDAVQKAGIDKDIEGLLSSLDSIPDEGLRKTIRNNGGGFYNHNLYFSTIAPNGGGEPGGTFGKLLDDAFGGFSSFQDRLSALAVGQFGSGWAWLSANQAGNIKLSSSPNQDNPLMEGTGYVPILGIDVWEHAYYLKYKNVRADYVKAFYNVINWKAVEDNYERVKTGK
- a CDS encoding DUF6320 domain-containing protein, which translates into the protein MRKGLFWHYLENSTLHPEVVKEHREPCSTLYIRDKRTLLFEVTYFKNRINLEVFHALTDGTGATEFLRELIKNYLCLSHKSEGLSDISLTDPDITIQDQENDSFSKYYTKMQKPKEKKPKAVQIKNLQRETGLLNIDERILSVKYVLARSRELGVSMTVFLTAVYMMAIHQEMSHRQEKDPVVLMIPVNLRKFFPSNSMLNFFNWIEPGYHFDKGRDTFEDVLIYVKEYFNTELTLEQVSRHMSELVALEMHPVLRLAPLELKNLCIRAGAYYAEKYVTAIFSNMSAVHMPEAYSPYIERFGVFTNTPKMELCVCSFEDKLSLGFTSRYETTNIQRNFYRILEEQGIHAEKPEPEYPEPDVPRKLKVRIFHIYSFICLAAILAFIALNFMFHPKTHWSLFTAAGIGSMWLATWIGVSKRYNLMKNLMWQLILMSAGSFLWDLSTGWHGWSVDFILPAVCISVSLSLLIIAKIQGQSAREYMIYFVMSGLYGTILPLILLLAGVTKFQILSLVCIIVCSLILLSLLIFRWKELQEEMKKKFHV
- a CDS encoding transposase — protein: MSFLPNDPSQQQLSFLDPYNTLTDREKKALNQSWAKYFFDHIFSNIDEMPYAVLYSDKESKPNTPVNIQVGALIIKELLGLSDEEFMNALMFDIRFQYALHTTSYIEQPLSVRTLSRFRERCSTYKKESGIDLLCSTLESLSDELNEILHVDHSLRRVDSLTVCANIEKMNQLELLYNCVSNLVKEIHANGDSLPEELVHYTQTDDRNGIINHNRSEETTDKINTLLADAQTLKSFCGSEYDESSCYQLLLRVLKEHMADGASVIKST
- a CDS encoding NUDIX hydrolase codes for the protein MNEHERFSTRRPGIIGGQHFHQYSVLIPLILASDDIYLLFEKRSGSLKHQPGEICFPGGKQEKNESFEECALRETMEELLVSSEQIEIFGPGDVYISPFNQILHSFIGTLHNYQNTFSTDEVEKLIKIPLNFFRKQEPEKYDSSVINCPPENFPYDSIPHGEQYPWKKGTHEILFYHYEDTILWGMTAQIAKSAVDLIDEYHLL
- a CDS encoding alpha/beta hydrolase — protein: MAINPTAKKILKALSFDGIEVEASRHLADLKRLDPLKIFYKKIDYPIYNGAHEVPTRIFFPHERAYDNFETNQYKVMIFIHGGGWVTESIDNYERICARLANATEHVVVSIDYRLAPENKFPTGLEDCYAVTKAIFTNQFILNTQPEDITLIGDSAGGNLTAALSLAARDKGEFIPHRQILIYPALYNDYSERSPFPSVRENGSDYLLTAGKMQDYTDLYAKDENDKQNPYFAPLLEQDLSNQPDTLLITAEYDPLRDEGETYGRKLREAGNYVEIRRIPDALHGYFALGIKNSNVRKSFDYINRFLENESDREV
- a CDS encoding HipA N-terminal domain-containing protein, whose translation is MEGEMLGGFKFPQEIAKDIALQEKKKRKKRKLTQVELSKRAGVSLASLKRFEQTGEISFVSLIKIADISPFSLPLDEKVFLPKSGNFEGIFGVFADSLPDGWGRLLVDRMLLSRGVSPVSVRPVQRLGIVGSTGMGALEYYPELLQLGEEDQMNFEQISRECEKISKKSKVYNFDKGQKTENFIYR
- a CDS encoding SGNH/GDSL hydrolase family protein codes for the protein MTKDKKLRILFIGNSHTYFNDMPGMVAARARECGYDCEVTMIAHGGWFLAQHLDEPDVRFNIFYGHYDYVVLQEHSHPFGPEDVFFDAVRKLNAWIRETGSKPVIYMTWAKKDEEYNQQRMIDAHRQIAEEVGALLAPVGENWWPYMKSWPNLEMYYEDGAHASAAGSDFAAKHIWDTIYTDLMRTSL
- a CDS encoding manganese catalase family protein, whose amino-acid sequence is MWNYEKRLQFPVKITKTCPKTAQMIISQYGGPDGELSASMRYLAQRYTMPVKEVGGLLTDIGTEELAHMEMICAMVYQLTRDLTIEEAKTAGFDAYYVDHTKALWPQAAAGLPFSALEFTAKGDAITDLTEDLAAEQKARTVYDNLLRMITDPEVREPLKFLRAREIVHFQRFGEALEKTKDKLDPRNYYYFNPEFDKLEGFPKPPL
- a CDS encoding spore coat protein CotJB, with amino-acid sequence MEPNESFTNESLAIASVPCQKWGQLFDENTALTNGTVFPDLNKPFFVTCPATDSPLTQGKRSAAVDPQQMEREQLMDKINKVSFFVNDLTLYLDTHCEDRDALHVLTDKVRERAELMHEFAEKFYPLTCDCIAKCSRAGQENLWALGPAPWEGACV
- a CDS encoding LURP-one-related/scramblase family protein, with amino-acid sequence MKLLIKQRVFSWTDSYDIYDESERVRYLVKAELIALGHRLHIYDANRNEIGMIKQKLLTFLPAFEIEIGGVTRGRIQKKLTFLKPKYEIDCNEWSVEGDFFGWNYDVYSSGRPIIHISKQLLRFGDTYVIDIDNPADELMGMMLVIAIDAANCTEEGM
- a CDS encoding PAS domain-containing protein, translated to METVLDTSINGIIKINRNGIITNVNKKFEMLINETGDSLISKKLTEVVTEIDEDIVNEILSGTRDIYPASVRMKRITMIATIVPVLNETEVRGAILSCYRFKKQAESVDSRSTVSTIPSPLKRFFNCTLRQNIE
- a CDS encoding helix-turn-helix domain-containing protein, producing the protein MQKGIKFRIYPNREQKNLINQTLGCCRLIYNRGLAMREDAFKNGNKVGYAQTSAMLTDLKKCEDFAFLKAVDSIALQQSLRDLDRGFVNFFQKRAAHPTFKSRHNRHLSYRTINQGDNIRIVGKCLPLRRNRIIMPKWKLCWTHPSMVL